A genome region from Populus alba chromosome 3, ASM523922v2, whole genome shotgun sequence includes the following:
- the LOC118028526 gene encoding ethylene-responsive transcription factor ERF026: protein MATTSSSSKRHPMYRGIRSRSGKWVSEIREPRKTTRIWLGTFPEPEMAAAAYDVAVLALKGADAVLNFPSSAGTYPVPASTSPTDIRNAANAAAALKKAEMSYNEALVEQPRNDCAAGTFFASGGEEFVDEEALFDMPNLLVDMAGGMLLSPPRITSSPSDHDSQGTSDGESLWSYSQR, encoded by the coding sequence ATGGCCACAACTTCATCTAGCTCCAAAAGGCACCCAATGTATCGTGGAATCCGTAGCCGCAGTGGCAAATGGGTGTCCGAAATCCGGGAGCCACGAAAAACCACCCGTATTTGGCTTGGCACTTTCCCAGAGCCGGAGATGGCAGCCGCCGCCTATGATGTGGCAGTCCTGGCCCTAAAAGGTGCTGATGCAGTTCTTAACTTCCCGAGTTCTGCTGGGACTTATCCTGTTCCAGCATCAACATCACCCACTGATATTCGTAATGCAGCTAATGCTGCTGCTGCATTAAAAAAGGCTGAAATGAGCTACAATGAAGCATTAGTTGAACAACCTAGGAATGACTGTGCCGCTGGTACCTTTTTTGCATCAGGTGGAGAAGAATTTGTCGATGAGGAGGCACTGTTTGATATGCCAAATTTGCTGGTGGACATGGCAGGAGGAATGCTGCTTTCGCCACCAAGAATAACCTCATCGCCATCTGATCATGACTCACAGGGAACTTCTGATGGAGAAAGCCTGTGGAGCTATTCTCAACGTTAA
- the LOC118028525 gene encoding protein DETOXIFICATION 49, translated as MCQLSSPSHSCKCKIDPSSKVQESDRLITALIPKDPTFENQERTHLALAIREARCIANIALPMILTGLLLYSRSMISMLFLGRQGELALAGGSLAIGFANITGYSILSGLSMGMEPICGQAFGAKRYKLLGLALQRTILLLFLVSIPIALLWFNMKKILLFCGQEDDISTEAQLYILYSLPDLVAQSILHPLRIYLRSQSITLPLTFCATLSILLHIPVNYLLVSVFNLGIKGVALSAVWTNFSLVGSLVIYVMISGVYKKTWGGISLECLKGWRSLLNLAIPSCISVCLEWWWYEIMILLCGLLLNPTATVASMGILIQTTAFIYIFPSSLSFGVSTRVGNELGANNPQKAKLAAAVGLSSSFLLGFAALCFAVMVRKIWASMFTQDAEIIALTSMVLPIIGLCELGNCPQTTGCGVLRGTARPKMGANINLGCFYLVGMPVAVWLSFYAGFDFKGLWFGLLAAQGSCVVTMLFVLARTDWECQAQRAKELTGNVSNDADHNDEDEKLKDPKNSSSSLDGNDSLV; from the coding sequence ATGTGCCAGTTATCTTCACCCTCTCATTCTTGCAAATGCAAAATAGACCCATCATCCAAAGTACAGGAATCTGACAGGCTAATAACCGCTTTGATCCCCAAGGACCCAAcatttgaaaatcaagagagGACTCACCTCGCTCTTGCAATCAGAGAAGCAAGATGCATAGCCAACATAGCACTTCCAATGATATTGACCGGTCTTTTACTCTATTCTCGCTCCATGATCTCCATGCTCTTTCTCGGTCGCCAAGGAGAACTGGCTTTAGCGGGTGGCTCGCTGGCAATTGGGTTTGCTAACATCACTGGCTACTCTATTCTCTCCGGTCTTTCCATGGGAATGGAACCCATTTGTGGACAGGCTTTTGGTGCCAAAAGATACAAACTTCTTGGCCTCGCCTTGCAAAGAAcaattcttttgctttttttagttTCCATCCCTATTGCTTTATTGTGGTTCAACATGAAAAAGATCCTTCTCTTTTGTGGTCAGGAAGATGATATTTCCACGGAAGCACAACTCTACATTCTTTACTCTCTCCCTGACCTTGTTGCCCAATCCATTTTGCATCCTTTGCGTATATATCTCAGGAGTCAGTCAATCACTCTGCCTCTAACATTTTGTGCAACCCTTTCTATTCTTCTTCACATACCTGTTAACTACCTTCTTGTCTCCGTATTCAATCTTGGAATCAAAGGCGTTGCGTTAAGCGCAGTTTGGACTAACTTCAGTCTTGTAGGATCATTGGTCATTTACGTTATGATCTCTGGCGTGTACAAGAAAACTTGGGGTGGGATATCATTGGAATGCTTAAAAGGGTGGAGATCTTTATTGAATTTGGCAATTCCAAGCTGCATTTCGGTTTGCCTTGAATGGTGGTGGTATGAGATCATGATTTTACTCTGTGGGCTATTGTTAAATCCAACAGCTACCGTTGCTTCAATGGGAATCTTAATTCAAACCACAGCTTTTATATACATTTTCCCATCTTCTTTGAGCTTTGGTGTGTCAACAAGAGTTGGCAATGAACTAGGTGCTAATAATCCTCAAAAGGCCAAgcttgctgctgctgttggtCTCTCTTCAAGCTTTCTCTTGGGATTTGCAGCATTGTGTTTTGCTGTAATGGTGAGGAAGATTTGGGCTAGCATGTTCACTCAAGATGCAGAGATTATTGCATTGACATCAATGGTTTTGCCTATAATTGGCCTTTGTGAGCTTGGAAATTGCCCACAAACAACAGGTTGTGGTGTTTTGAGAGGCACGGCAAGGCCTAAAATGGGTGCAAATATTAATTTGGGATGCTTTTACCTTGTGGGCATGCCTGTTGCTGTTTGGTTAAGTTTTTATGCTGGCTTTGATTTTAAAGGACTCTGGTTCGGTTTGTTAGCTGCCCAGGGCTCATGTGTCGTGACCATGTTGTTCGTTCTGGCTAGAACAGATTGGGAATGCCAAGCCCAGAGAGCCAAGGAACTAACTGGAAATGTATCTAACGATGCTGACCACAACGACGAGGATGAGAAGTTGAAAGATCCCAAGAACTCATCCAGCTCATTAGATGGTAATGATTCATTGGTTTGA